The window CATCCAATTATCACCTTCTAATGGGCAGTTATAATCCGGATGCGTTGCAATATACGTTACCCCATCTCGAATAAGATCACAAGCAATCCATAACTTATCATACGTTAATGTGGTATCAAAACCCAACACCACATAATCAGGCCGCTCACTTCTATCCCGTATCAACGTAAAACCAGCTTTTTCAAATTCCTCTTCCAAATAAGGTGTGCCAAGAAGAAAGATTTTAGCCCCTGGCTTAAGCCCTTTCAAATAAATCGTTGTTGCCTCACCAGAAGTAAAGACTTTATCTTCTGTAACTTTACACCCAAGACGACCCAATTTTTCCACATAAGCCATACTGTTCTTAGATGAATTATTCGTGAGAAACAAATAATCCTTGCCTTGCTCTTTCAATATCTCTAAAAAATCCAATGCACCATCGATCAACTCATTTCCTAAATAAAAGGTGCCATCCATATCCAATAAAAAACACTTAATCTTCTTAATATCCACCATGACTTCCGTCCTTTCAAGTCAGTTTCAAAAGCTGTACCTTATTTTGGGTAATTTTTGTTTCAATGAGCACTTTCTTGCCATCTTGCTTTACGGAAAAATCATTCCCTGTCATAAGGTCTTGGCACATGGTATATGCTTTATCTGTATTTATGGTTATTCTAACACATTTTTCTTTGCCATTAAAGAATCCACCATGCTTTTTATTCACATAGTTGGTCACAATCAGATAATCCGCCTTATCCCCTTCTAAATAATGACCATCAATTTCATTATATTTCTCATTGGTATAATCCAATTGAAGCTTAGGTTCAATACCTGCTCTTTCTAACACATCATCCATCAAATCCCACAACAGATAACTATTGTCTTCCAGATAAGCTACTTCTGGATGGGTACCAAAGTAAATAGCCGTACCTTTACCTCGTGGATGCAAGGTTATAGCAGGTGAATCGTCATTAAAACGTGCGAGAACTTCAACATTATCGTCTATGACTTTTACCTCTTCTTTATGCCAATAACCTTGATAAGGTTTCATTTTATACGTGATCTGAGGATGTGTATTGCTATAGGCATCAAAAGCACTCACACCAAATGTGTCACCTAGCTTAAAACATGGAATCTGATGATTGTACCAGCCGTACTCACCCAACATGCCACAGCGGGCTGTTCCAATAAGGTGACCTCCTTGTCTTACATAAGCATCCAGACCTTCTGCCAATTGTTTATGAATAACTGCCATGAATGGCATATATATCACTTTGTAATCATCAGCATAGCCATCTATGATGTGTTCTGGCGTCACAAAATCCACCATGTACCCTTTCTTCCAGAAGTACGTATACGCTCCTCGCATGGCTTTCATAAGAAAATCATCTTGTCCCATACCGTTGAGGACAATGGCATTTTCTTTTGATATGAGAATGGCAACTTCACCTTTTGGATTATTGGCTTGAACAAGTTCTTCGCCATAAGCTTTCATGGTATCACCAATGACCTTAGCTGCTTCTGTTCGTTCTGTAGGATGGCCATCAAGATCCACAATGGCACCCCAATGTAGAGGCTGGAAGTCCCACTCACGCCATCCTTGGTACAACGTCAGCTTAGCATCGTGAGCAACGGCTTCAAACACATTGCGAATCAGGTCAAACCCTTTCACATTGCGGCTTGGACCTAATACCCATCCGTTAATTGGTCCGCTATCTGTCTCCATTAACCAATAGTTTTTGCCTAGTGGTTTAGCTGTGCTACGGGACATATCTAAAAACATGGAAGAAAACTCCGGCTTCTTCTCTAGCTTTTCTCCACTACCAGGATATAAATCATAACCAATCATATCCACAACTTTTGCCATCTCAAATTGGTCAAGAGCTGTTAGAACACCCAATGGGTCTTGTGACTTTAAGAAGAAAATGTTGGTGGATGTGATATGCTCTTTGTCCAGTTCTTTGATAATGTCGTGCTGCCATCCAATAAACTTCACAAAATTTTCCATCCAGAAGAGACGCCAGTCAAGCCATCTGGTTACACTGGACCAACTGGTAGGCTTTGTTTTAGGTGGCTCAACCTGCTCCCATGAGGTATGACAGGTATTGGTAGCTCCCCATCGATAGACATGGTTTAACTGATCAAGGGTTTGATACTTATCCTTAACCCAACCTCTAAAATGACGCTTAGAATGATCACAATAACAATACATATCAATATCGCCACTTCGTAGTGGCATAAAAGGAAAGCTCACTTCATTATGAATCTGATAGGCATATAATGCCTTATGGGACTTATAACGATTCACCAATGTCTTTAAATAACGCTCCGTCTCTTTGAGATATCCTGGATTATCAATACAAGCCCAGGTATAGGATACATTATTGGGATACTGCTCACCATGGTTATTTAGAATATTCACATCGGGATACATTTCATGCAACCAATAAGGCGGTGATGCTGTACCCGTACCTAATAAAATCTTCATACCATGCTTCTCACATAAATCAAAAAATTTATCTAAAAATCCAAAATTAAACTGCCCTTTTTCCGGTTCTATACGATCCCAAGTATTAAAAAGTTCTGCCGTACGAATCAAATTAATACCGGAGTCCTTCATCAACTGAATATCCCGCTCCCATTCCGCTTCATCATGCATCATGGGGTAATACCCAGCTCCATACAGAAACTCACTACACATTATGCTATCTCCCTTCTTGAAAGGTTACCTACTTGTTGTCGTGTCTACATCTAATATGTCTAAGCTTAAGGTGTCACCACTTTAATCCCCATCCATTTACAGAATTCAACCAAGACAGCCTGAATATCTTCATAAACGATCGCATAATGATGCTCAATGCCGTGTGTCATGATGCAGTCAAGGACCTGCGTCATGGGTACATCAAATCGAATATCTGCTTGATTAGCTACCATGTGGCGGTCTTCTTCTACACCTTCACCAGCTGCCATAAATAATTTATAGGTATGCTTGGCTTCTTTTAGTTTCAACATGTTTAATCGCCCAAGCTTCATCTTAAATTCTACGGAAAAGCCCATGCCTTGCTTAATGGTTGGGTGTTCACGGTACTCTGTTGTACTGGCATCTCTTGCCATACAAACCGGAGCAGGACCACAGTGCCAAGTTTTTGCAATACCTTGAGCATTGACATTGACTAAATCGGCTAAGAAACAAGGCCCATCTGTAATCAAATGCTGTATATACATGGTAGCAAGGCCTGTTACATCCCCTTCACAAGCTGTCATGATACCCAGGTTATTCAGTCTAGACACCACACCACATACACTGCATCTTAATAAAGATTGAAATTCTGGCCAGCATTTAATGGCAAAGGCATCAATACCTTTCGCTTCTTTATAAGCCATAATAGCCAAATACAACCTGGCAGACTTTTCTAGCATCTCATCGGTGGTGGTTACTTTTGCAACCTCGCCCTTCATCTTAGCGATTTCTTCAGCAACTTGTGTCTCGTCCACGTTCTTCATGTCTTCTAATAGGGATGCCAAGGAGTAATAGACAAGCTCTGGACCTATTTCTTGTCTAAAACGTATTTCATCTGCATTGGATAAGTAAAAGCCTGGTACTCGCCCGCCGATAATACAGAATTTGCTTTTCTTTAATCGATTCCGAACATCTATGGCCTTAATGGTGTGATTAATGGTTGTATATACGCCTTCATCATCAATGGAGCCATAGACATAGCTATATTTTTTCTCCACTTTTTCTAGGAAACTTCCATACATATTCAGTCCGCATAAGGAGTTAAGAGGCAAACCATAGAATCCTTCAATGATGGGTTCTGGAAATCCCCACATTAAAAGAGGCGTATGCTCAAATAACTCAATAACCTTCATCATACCGCTTCCATAGGAATACGTACCGCATTGTAAAATCAACAGGTCAATATGTGCCAAACGAAGCCGTTCCAATTCATCATATATGCCGTTTTCTTCAATAAGCACTTGACCACAGCTAATGATATGATGTCCCTCTCCCTCTAAACGCTTAAGGGATTTATCCAAATATTCTTGAGCAATATCATATCGAAAATTAGGAAAACCGACACTTATAAGTCCTACTTTCATGGTCTCATCCATCCTATCTTATTTATTATTTCTTGCATCATTGCCTGCCTTGCCTTCTCACTGGCATGCATCATATAAATCTTTTTATTCTCTTCATAAGCCTCAACAAAACCTTTCACATAAGCCCGATCAATTTCTGTAAAAAAATTAACTTTTCTTATACCCATCTGAATGGCTTGCTGGATATCTGCTACAGAAATGCCTGTGCCCCCATGTAGAACCAAAGGAATATCAGCCACGTCTTTAATGGCATGAAGTAAAGCAAAATCTAGCTGAGGTTCTAATGTATAAAAACCATGAGCATTACCAATGGCAACTGCCAAGCAATCCACCCCTGTTCTTTCTACAAAAACAGCCACATCTTCAGGCCTTGTCTTATAGCCCATATCTTCATCCTCAGAAGCTTCTGATCCTCCAACTTTACCTAGTTCTGCTTCAACGGTCACACCATGTCCGTGGGCATAGTCTACAACTTTTTTTGTATGGGCCATGTTGGTTTCAAAATCCACCAATGTACCATCATACATGACCGATGTAAATCCTGCATCAATGGCTTTAAAGCAGTCATCAATAGCCATGGCATGGTCAAGATGAATACATGTCTTTATCTGATAGCTTTTACCAAAAAGCTTAATCATACTTACGATTTGTTCATAGGTAATCCCGTGAGCTTCTAGTTGGACAGGGGCTATCTGCATAATGACCGATTGGCCTGTTTTCTCAGAAGCTTCCATAACACCCATGATTGTTTCCATATTACTGACATTAATGGCAGCAACTGCTTTATGGTCATCTGTGGCTTCATTTAGTAGTGTCATCATATTAACCAGTTCCATGAAGCATACCTCCCTTGCAGCTCTTCTTGATCATGATTTATAGTTTAAATCCTGGTGCGTTGGTTTCTTTGGACCATTGTTTCTTCATCTCTTCATCCACTTTACAAAAAGCCAGAGCGATACCGCCCATCTCCTGTGTGGTGATGAAGTTCCCAATAGCAGGTTTATAAGCCTTGATACCAGCTTCTGCAAGTAATTTCTCTACTTCTTTATAGAAAATTAATAATTCCATGTAGGTGGTTTGTCCACAACCATTGACCAAAACAGCTACTTCATCCCCAGACACATAGGGTTTGTCCTCAATGAGTTTGGCACACATGACCTTTGCAATGGCTTCTGCTGTATCAATCTTCATATTATGAGCTGCTGCTTCGCCGTGAACACCCATCCCAATCTCAATTTCATCGTCTGCAATTTCAAACATCTTATAGCCTGTAATGGGTGATGTGCCCGGTACCGTTGCAACTGTTAACGTTCTCGTGTTATCTCTAACTTTTTCAGCCATAACTAACACATCGTCAAGTGAATGTCCCTCAGCAGCGTAAGAGCTGGTAATCTTATAGTTAAATAGTGTACCCGCTGTACCTCTTCTTTCAACTTCTTCACCTTTTGGTGCTGATGCAATATCATCATAGAGAATAACACCTTTGCAAACCATATCATCATCTTGAGCCATATCCATGGCCATCTTAGAGTTAATCACATCACCCGCATGATTGGATATCAAAACACATACACCTTTTTCTGTGTGGGTTGCTTCAATGGCATCATATAATGTATCTGGACTAGGCGCTGCAAAAATTCCGCCATAAGCATTGGCTGCTAACATGTTTTTACCAACAAATCCAATACAGGCAGGTTCATGACCTGACCCGTTACCGATAATGACACTGACACAGTCGTCTTTTCTGTCTTTGCTGACCACAACTTGGCTTCCTTCTAACTTTTCAATACGATCGTTATAAGCCTTTACAAACCCTTCTATGGTATCTTTTACAATATGATCTGGGTGATTAATGATTTTCTTCATTCCCATTCCCTCTCATTCCTTTCCTTGATGTCTTTACTTAGCAAGACATGTTTTAATCCGTTCTAAGTGTATACATCATGTCTTTATCACTTGGTTCTCATTCAAAACTTCCTATCCTTTTTATCCCTATCATTCTTAAGCACTTACTTCCTGTACATATTCACCTATGGTTTTTATCAGGTAGTAATAAGATGTTGCTCCTGCATCTTGATGACCAATGGCTTTTTCTTGTAAGTAACGGGAGCGTCCTCGCTTAGCTATCAGTGGAATTGTATGGTTTACACCTTCTTCACCTGCCTTAGCAGCAAGGGATAGTGCCTCCTGAAGACTTTTTCCATCATCAAGTGATTTTTCCATGGATAGAACCACCGGATCCATGGCATCCACCATGGTTTTATCCCCTGGCTTGGCACCACCAAGGTCCATGACTTTTGTCATACCGTTTTTTAATCCATGGGTAAATGCTTGTAAACCTATCTGTTCTTGACCTTTGCAAGCTTTTGATAACTCTAGAAAGATACTGCCAAATAGTGGTCCCATGGCGCCTCCCAGTGTGGATACCAACGTACGGCCATAGAGTTTAAAGTAATCCCTACATGTGCCTTCTTCTAATGCCTCAACTTTTGCTTTAGCAGCCTTAGCGCCTCTTGCCATGGTTACACCATGATCACCATCGCCTATTACTGCATCAAGCTTAGCCAGCTCATCTTGTTTTTCAATAAACATATCTGCAATTTTGATTAATAACGCCTTGACGTGTATACTATCTAACATGCTTATGCCTCCTATAATTGGGTTTATATATTAAATTCATCTACTGAATAGTGTTTTCAAGAATCCTATACTTTCTTTTACAGCTACCAAACCACTGTCTTCTATATCCCGCCATATAAACACATCTTTCCCAACTTCACAATTTCCCATTACAAAGTTCTCAATGGTAATCCATCGGTCATAAGATATGGCTTCTAGACCTTCTTTTA is drawn from Vallitalea pronyensis and contains these coding sequences:
- a CDS encoding L-fucose/L-arabinose isomerase family protein, whose product is MDETMKVGLISVGFPNFRYDIAQEYLDKSLKRLEGEGHHIISCGQVLIEENGIYDELERLRLAHIDLLILQCGTYSYGSGMMKVIELFEHTPLLMWGFPEPIIEGFYGLPLNSLCGLNMYGSFLEKVEKKYSYVYGSIDDEGVYTTINHTIKAIDVRNRLKKSKFCIIGGRVPGFYLSNADEIRFRQEIGPELVYYSLASLLEDMKNVDETQVAEEIAKMKGEVAKVTTTDEMLEKSARLYLAIMAYKEAKGIDAFAIKCWPEFQSLLRCSVCGVVSRLNNLGIMTACEGDVTGLATMYIQHLITDGPCFLADLVNVNAQGIAKTWHCGPAPVCMARDASTTEYREHPTIKQGMGFSVEFKMKLGRLNMLKLKEAKHTYKLFMAAGEGVEEDRHMVANQADIRFDVPMTQVLDCIMTHGIEHHYAIVYEDIQAVLVEFCKWMGIKVVTP
- the dhaL gene encoding dihydroxyacetone kinase subunit DhaL → MLDSIHVKALLIKIADMFIEKQDELAKLDAVIGDGDHGVTMARGAKAAKAKVEALEEGTCRDYFKLYGRTLVSTLGGAMGPLFGSIFLELSKACKGQEQIGLQAFTHGLKNGMTKVMDLGGAKPGDKTMVDAMDPVVLSMEKSLDDGKSLQEALSLAAKAGEEGVNHTIPLIAKRGRSRYLQEKAIGHQDAGATSYYYLIKTIGEYVQEVSA
- a CDS encoding beta-galactosidase; protein product: MCSEFLYGAGYYPMMHDEAEWERDIQLMKDSGINLIRTAELFNTWDRIEPEKGQFNFGFLDKFFDLCEKHGMKILLGTGTASPPYWLHEMYPDVNILNNHGEQYPNNVSYTWACIDNPGYLKETERYLKTLVNRYKSHKALYAYQIHNEVSFPFMPLRSGDIDMYCYCDHSKRHFRGWVKDKYQTLDQLNHVYRWGATNTCHTSWEQVEPPKTKPTSWSSVTRWLDWRLFWMENFVKFIGWQHDIIKELDKEHITSTNIFFLKSQDPLGVLTALDQFEMAKVVDMIGYDLYPGSGEKLEKKPEFSSMFLDMSRSTAKPLGKNYWLMETDSGPINGWVLGPSRNVKGFDLIRNVFEAVAHDAKLTLYQGWREWDFQPLHWGAIVDLDGHPTERTEAAKVIGDTMKAYGEELVQANNPKGEVAILISKENAIVLNGMGQDDFLMKAMRGAYTYFWKKGYMVDFVTPEHIIDGYADDYKVIYMPFMAVIHKQLAEGLDAYVRQGGHLIGTARCGMLGEYGWYNHQIPCFKLGDTFGVSAFDAYSNTHPQITYKMKPYQGYWHKEEVKVIDDNVEVLARFNDDSPAITLHPRGKGTAIYFGTHPEVAYLEDNSYLLWDLMDDVLERAGIEPKLQLDYTNEKYNEIDGHYLEGDKADYLIVTNYVNKKHGGFFNGKEKCVRITINTDKAYTMCQDLMTGNDFSVKQDGKKVLIETKITQNKVQLLKLT
- a CDS encoding HAD-IIA family hydrolase, giving the protein MVDIKKIKCFLLDMDGTFYLGNELIDGALDFLEILKEQGKDYLFLTNNSSKNSMAYVEKLGRLGCKVTEDKVFTSGEATTIYLKGLKPGAKIFLLGTPYLEEEFEKAGFTLIRDRSERPDYVVLGFDTTLTYDKLWIACDLIRDGVTYIATHPDYNCPLEGDNWMPDTGAMIELIAASTGERPYVVGKPNAMIIDAICDKYGFEKDEIAMVGDRLYTDIKTGINAGITTVVVLSGETSMEDYEASDIRGDYVLPSIKELGEALLK
- a CDS encoding class II fructose-bisphosphate aldolase; protein product: MELVNMMTLLNEATDDHKAVAAINVSNMETIMGVMEASEKTGQSVIMQIAPVQLEAHGITYEQIVSMIKLFGKSYQIKTCIHLDHAMAIDDCFKAIDAGFTSVMYDGTLVDFETNMAHTKKVVDYAHGHGVTVEAELGKVGGSEASEDEDMGYKTRPEDVAVFVERTGVDCLAVAIGNAHGFYTLEPQLDFALLHAIKDVADIPLVLHGGTGISVADIQQAIQMGIRKVNFFTEIDRAYVKGFVEAYEENKKIYMMHASEKARQAMMQEIINKIGWMRP
- a CDS encoding dihydroxyacetone kinase subunit DhaK, with the translated sequence MKKIINHPDHIVKDTIEGFVKAYNDRIEKLEGSQVVVSKDRKDDCVSVIIGNGSGHEPACIGFVGKNMLAANAYGGIFAAPSPDTLYDAIEATHTEKGVCVLISNHAGDVINSKMAMDMAQDDDMVCKGVILYDDIASAPKGEEVERRGTAGTLFNYKITSSYAAEGHSLDDVLVMAEKVRDNTRTLTVATVPGTSPITGYKMFEIADDEIEIGMGVHGEAAAHNMKIDTAEAIAKVMCAKLIEDKPYVSGDEVAVLVNGCGQTTYMELLIFYKEVEKLLAEAGIKAYKPAIGNFITTQEMGGIALAFCKVDEEMKKQWSKETNAPGFKL